The window GGCTACAACACGTACGCCAATCCGTTCGTGTGTCGGTCCGCCGACCGGCAGAGCGTGCGGGAGAGGTACACCGGCCGCGAGTTCATCCTGCCGAACGCGCGGTTCACCGCCCTGCCGAGCCATGTCGACATCCCGCTGGACCTGGGAACTCCGGGCCAACGCGGCTTCCTGCAGGCGGGGTACTGCCGGTGACCTGAGTCGGTGGTGCATCGGCGGCGGGTGGCGCCTCCGTCCATCCGGGACCCGGCCGACCGGGCCTCGGATGGCGGGATGCACGGGTGACGGGATGCACGGGTGACGGGATGCACGGGTGGCGAGGTGTCCGGGTGGCGAGGACGCTGGAGACATGCGACGGCGATGGCGTGCGTCCGGCCCAGTGGTGGCCGCGCTGGCCGTCGCCCTGCTGGTCGCGGGCACGCCCGGGGCATCCGGTGCGACCCGGGCATCCGGTGCGTCCGGTGCGTCCAGTGGGGATGACGGGCAGCGAGTGGACATCGGTGGCGGGCGAAGCCTCTACCTGCACTGCTCGGGCTCCGGGAGTCCGACCGTGGTGCTGTTGTCCGGGCTCCACGAGGCCTCCGATCCGTGGTCGCTCACCGATGTCACCCCGCCCGTGCCCAAGGCACCGGCGGTGCTGCCGGGCGTGGCGGCGTTCACCCACGTCTGCACCTACGACCGGCCGGGCACCATCCGCTACACCCAGCCCCCGACGCTCACCTCCCGCAGCACGCCCGTGCAGGGCACGCGGAGCCTGCCCGCCATGGTCCAAGACCTGGACCGGGTGCTGAGCGCCGGCCACGTGCCGGGGCCGTACGTGCTGGTGGGGCACTCCTTCGGCGGCATGCTCGCCCTGCGGTACGCGCAGGAGCACCCGGAGCGGACGCGCGGACTGGTCCTGGTCGACGCGCTGGGACCGGCGCTGAAGCCCGCGATGGGGGCGGACTGGCCGGCGTACGT of the Streptomyces sp. NBC_01426 genome contains:
- a CDS encoding alpha/beta fold hydrolase, encoding MRRRWRASGPVVAALAVALLVAGTPGASGATRASGASGASSGDDGQRVDIGGGRSLYLHCSGSGSPTVVLLSGLHEASDPWSLTDVTPPVPKAPAVLPGVAAFTHVCTYDRPGTIRYTQPPTLTSRSTPVQGTRSLPAMVQDLDRVLSAGHVPGPYVLVGHSFGGMLALRYAQEHPERTRGLVLVDALGPALKPAMGADWPAYVKALRHPGTPFDNDPDFEQVDIDGGVAAIDRGGPLPPVPVAVLSKTEPFAAPPTMAKDLLAKLEASWPKAQQALVALRPQTPHLLATGSDHYVQLHDPDLTIAAIRLVTGRAAQSSTGTQAP